A part of Haloarchaeobius sp. HME9146 genomic DNA contains:
- a CDS encoding type II toxin-antitoxin system HicA family toxin produces the protein MGRRTFSGREVVKVLVNVGGFEWRRTTGDHAQLYYEHPTNESDRRRVTVPLHDELRTGTLRSIAESAGARDFEEFCEWLDRNS, from the coding sequence ATGGGCAGGAGAACTTTTTCAGGGAGAGAAGTGGTGAAGGTCCTGGTCAACGTTGGTGGGTTCGAGTGGCGACGCACGACTGGAGACCACGCGCAACTGTACTACGAACATCCAACGAACGAAAGCGACAGGCGGCGAGTGACGGTTCCGTTGCACGATGAACTTCGAACGGGGACACTGCGCAGCATCGCCGAGAGCGCCGGAGCGAGAGATTTCGAGGAGTTCTGTGAGTGGCTCGACCGTAATTCGTAG
- a CDS encoding enoyl-CoA hydratase/isomerase family protein has product MSDYEHVAVERTDGVGRIVIDRPEKYNSLSPETAADLRDAADALADDNAVRCITLTGAGPAFCTGADLTTFEGDSSDSKRLDTLAGQLHGAVETLATAPKPTITAVNGVAAGGGLGLALAADVVLAHEESRFEFTYPRIGLSGDGGSTWFLPRLVGYRKAREIALLDEPIPAEQAVEDGLATEVVADAEWPDRVDAVATDLATGPTKAYGTIKRLLDKADERTLSAQLSAEKDAISRLANSDDYERGYAAFFGDEEAEFEGQ; this is encoded by the coding sequence ATGAGTGATTACGAGCACGTCGCCGTCGAGCGGACCGACGGGGTCGGCCGAATCGTCATCGACCGCCCGGAGAAGTACAACTCGCTGTCCCCCGAGACGGCCGCGGACCTCCGTGACGCCGCGGACGCCCTCGCCGACGACAACGCGGTCCGCTGCATCACCCTCACCGGTGCCGGCCCCGCGTTCTGTACCGGCGCCGACCTCACGACCTTCGAGGGCGACTCGTCCGACTCGAAGCGCCTCGACACGCTCGCGGGCCAGCTCCACGGCGCCGTCGAGACGCTGGCGACCGCGCCCAAACCGACGATTACCGCGGTCAACGGGGTCGCCGCGGGTGGCGGCCTCGGTCTCGCGCTCGCGGCCGACGTGGTGCTCGCCCACGAGGAGTCGCGCTTCGAGTTCACCTACCCCCGCATCGGCCTCTCGGGTGACGGCGGCTCGACGTGGTTCCTCCCGCGACTGGTTGGCTACCGGAAGGCGCGCGAAATCGCCCTGCTGGACGAGCCGATTCCGGCCGAGCAGGCGGTCGAGGACGGCCTCGCGACCGAGGTCGTCGCGGACGCCGAGTGGCCGGACCGCGTGGACGCGGTCGCCACCGACCTCGCGACCGGCCCGACGAAGGCGTACGGGACCATCAAGCGGTTGCTGGACAAGGCAGACGAACGAACCCTCTCTGCACAACTCTCTGCCGAGAAGGACGCCATCTCGCGGCTGGCCAACTCGGACGACTACGAGCGTGGCTACGCGGCGTTCTTCGGCGACGAGGAGGCAGAGTTCGAGGGACAGTAG
- the asd gene encoding aspartate-semialdehyde dehydrogenase: MTVRVGVLGATGAVGQRLIQLLEPHDDFEIAALTASESSAGKTYREAAKWRVDSPIPESIAEQTVTATDPDEVPDDVDLLFSSLPSSVGEAVEPAFCEAGYVVSSNSSNARMAEDVPLIIPEVNADHLDMLEVQREERGWDGALVKNPNCSTITFVPTLAALADAGYELETVHVSTLQAVSGAGYDGVTSMEIIDNAIPHIGGEEDKLETESRKLLGSFDGASFELEGFDVAASCNRIPTLDGHLENVFVGTAEELTPEDAAEAMEAYPSLDLPSSPEPLIHVFEEPERPQPRLDRTLGGGMAVAAGGFKQTELGLQYNCLSHNTIRGAAGASVLNGELLLSEGYL, from the coding sequence ATGACTGTCCGCGTTGGCGTCCTCGGCGCGACCGGTGCCGTAGGACAGCGACTCATCCAGCTTCTCGAACCGCACGACGACTTCGAAATCGCCGCACTCACGGCCAGCGAATCCAGCGCCGGAAAGACCTACCGCGAGGCCGCGAAGTGGCGCGTCGACTCCCCGATTCCGGAGAGCATCGCCGAACAGACCGTCACCGCGACCGACCCCGACGAGGTTCCCGACGACGTCGACCTCCTGTTCTCTTCGCTCCCCTCCTCGGTCGGCGAGGCCGTCGAGCCCGCCTTCTGTGAGGCCGGCTACGTCGTCTCCTCGAACTCCTCGAACGCCCGGATGGCCGAGGACGTCCCCCTCATCATCCCCGAGGTCAATGCTGACCACCTCGACATGCTGGAGGTCCAGCGCGAGGAGCGCGGCTGGGACGGCGCACTCGTGAAGAACCCGAACTGCTCGACCATCACCTTCGTGCCGACGCTCGCCGCGCTCGCGGACGCCGGCTACGAGCTCGAGACCGTCCACGTCTCGACCCTGCAGGCCGTCTCCGGCGCGGGCTACGACGGCGTCACCTCGATGGAGATCATCGACAACGCCATCCCGCACATCGGCGGCGAGGAGGACAAGCTGGAGACCGAGTCCCGCAAGCTGCTTGGCTCGTTCGACGGCGCGAGCTTCGAACTCGAGGGCTTCGACGTGGCCGCCTCGTGTAACCGCATCCCGACGCTGGACGGCCACCTGGAGAACGTCTTCGTCGGCACCGCCGAGGAACTCACGCCCGAGGACGCCGCCGAGGCCATGGAAGCGTACCCGAGCCTCGACCTGCCCTCCTCGCCCGAGCCGCTCATCCACGTCTTCGAGGAGCCCGAGCGGCCCCAGCCGCGCCTCGACCGCACCCTCGGCGGCGGCATGGCCGTGGCTGCTGGCGGCTTCAAGCAGACCGAACTCGGCCTGCAGTACAACTGCCTCTCCCACAACACCATCCGCGGCGCGGCCGGTGCGAGCGTCCTGAACGGCGAACTGCTGCTCTCGGAAGGCTACCTGTAG
- a CDS encoding type II toxin-antitoxin system HicB family antitoxin produces MASSTRDGAPHEAEIRLWREDDWWVAKDVETGVTTQGQSREAALENLDEAVALHNDEVGRPPTDEELREMGIDPTDNTTGGQEPPDVLD; encoded by the coding sequence ATGGCCAGTTCGACGCGAGATGGGGCCCCACACGAAGCAGAGATTCGTCTGTGGCGTGAGGACGACTGGTGGGTTGCGAAAGACGTTGAAACGGGTGTCACCACGCAAGGTCAGTCTCGGGAGGCCGCACTGGAAAACCTCGACGAGGCAGTCGCACTCCACAACGACGAGGTCGGAAGGCCACCGACCGACGAGGAACTCCGTGAGATGGGTATCGACCCCACGGACAATACGACAGGTGGGCAGGAGCCACCGGACGTGCTCGACTAA
- a CDS encoding triphosphoribosyl-dephospho-CoA synthase: MRTPAQNAELALLLEVAGTPKPGNVDRHRDFPDLRFEHFLAGAVGASEGLGAAADGAPVGEAFETAVAGMADQRGGNTQFGALLLLLPLVRAAGEGDLSPDGVASVVESTTVADAAGFYRAFDHVDVFVDDPPADAGDLDARRGSDAIPAVEEREVTLADLMAMSAPEDDNAVEWTDGFPRTFAVADQIADGDGPVLDRIADAFLTQLADYPDSLVAKQHGRAVAEEVASRAAELRDAGAESAAIDAFGDDLVDRGVNPGTTADIVAAGTFVALERDEVVV, from the coding sequence ATGCGAACACCAGCACAGAACGCGGAACTCGCTCTCTTGCTGGAGGTGGCGGGGACCCCGAAGCCGGGGAACGTCGACCGGCATCGCGACTTCCCTGACCTCCGGTTCGAGCACTTCCTCGCGGGAGCCGTCGGCGCGAGCGAGGGGCTGGGAGCCGCCGCCGACGGCGCGCCGGTCGGCGAGGCGTTCGAGACGGCCGTCGCGGGGATGGCCGACCAGCGCGGTGGGAACACGCAGTTCGGCGCGCTGTTGCTGCTCCTTCCGCTGGTCCGTGCGGCGGGCGAGGGCGACCTCAGTCCCGACGGTGTCGCGTCGGTCGTCGAGTCGACCACGGTCGCCGACGCTGCCGGGTTCTACCGGGCGTTCGACCACGTCGACGTGTTCGTCGACGACCCGCCCGCTGACGCCGGCGACCTCGACGCACGCCGGGGAAGTGACGCGATTCCGGCAGTCGAGGAGCGGGAAGTGACGCTTGCGGACCTGATGGCGATGAGCGCCCCCGAGGACGACAACGCGGTCGAGTGGACCGACGGGTTCCCCCGGACGTTCGCCGTCGCCGACCAGATCGCGGACGGAGACGGACCAGTGCTTGACCGGATCGCCGACGCGTTCCTCACCCAGCTGGCCGACTACCCCGACTCGCTCGTTGCGAAACAGCACGGGAGAGCGGTCGCGGAGGAGGTCGCCTCGCGGGCCGCCGAACTGCGGGATGCTGGCGCTGAGTCGGCCGCCATCGACGCCTTCGGCGACGACCTTGTCGACCGGGGCGTGAACCCCGGCACGACCGCGGACATCGTCGCCGCGGGGACGTTCGTCGCGCTCGAACGCGACGAGGTGGTCGTGTGA
- a CDS encoding cytochrome P450: MPQQTTDWRPPGPRGLPVLGSTLDFQRDPFTFRTKVARTYGPVASFDVLTETFYLLTGPEHIERVLVHENEKFIKGDIFQTLLSPVVGQGLLTSEGEQWRKQRHRIQPAFRPDALTHYADIMVEETEEELATWNPGEVRNLHEDMLALTGEIVARSLFGVDVSDRTEVVAEALDVVMGYAESLSSSMVPNWVPTPGKRRFDEAMAILDAVVDDIIEERRADPGDDVISALLAAEDEDGRTMSDDQLRDEVMTLFLAGHETTALSLSFTLFVLAQHPDIEERLVTELDDTLDGATPTVADLGDLPYLERVVKESMRLYPPVHAIIREPTEDVVFDGYRVPAGSPISMPQWTVHRDPAHYDDPMAFRPDRWTDEFEAELPRYAYFPFGGGPRRCIGDRFAMMEARLVLARILQAYHLELVSDPSLDLAASITTRPTSPIEMRVHER; this comes from the coding sequence ATGCCCCAGCAGACGACGGACTGGCGGCCGCCGGGTCCCCGCGGTCTCCCCGTCCTCGGCAGTACCCTCGACTTCCAGCGCGACCCCTTCACCTTCCGGACGAAGGTCGCCCGGACCTACGGCCCGGTGGCGAGTTTCGACGTGCTCACCGAGACGTTCTACCTCCTGACCGGCCCCGAGCACATCGAGCGCGTGCTCGTCCACGAGAACGAGAAGTTCATCAAGGGAGATATCTTCCAGACCCTGCTCTCGCCGGTGGTCGGCCAGGGCCTGCTCACCAGCGAGGGTGAGCAGTGGCGCAAACAGCGCCACCGCATCCAGCCCGCCTTCCGGCCCGACGCCCTGACCCACTACGCGGACATCATGGTCGAGGAGACCGAGGAGGAGCTGGCGACGTGGAACCCCGGCGAGGTCCGGAACCTCCACGAGGACATGCTGGCGCTGACCGGCGAGATCGTCGCCCGGTCGCTGTTCGGCGTGGACGTGAGCGACCGCACCGAGGTCGTCGCCGAGGCGCTCGACGTGGTGATGGGCTACGCGGAATCGCTCTCCTCGTCGATGGTCCCCAACTGGGTTCCGACCCCGGGCAAGCGACGGTTCGACGAGGCCATGGCGATTCTCGACGCCGTCGTCGACGATATCATCGAGGAGCGCCGCGCGGACCCCGGCGACGACGTCATCTCAGCACTCCTCGCGGCCGAGGACGAGGACGGCCGGACGATGAGCGACGACCAGCTCCGCGACGAGGTGATGACGCTGTTCCTCGCCGGCCACGAGACGACCGCGCTGTCGCTCTCGTTCACCCTGTTCGTGCTCGCCCAGCACCCCGACATCGAGGAGCGACTGGTGACGGAACTCGACGACACGCTGGACGGCGCGACCCCGACCGTGGCGGACCTCGGGGACCTGCCGTACCTCGAGCGCGTCGTGAAGGAGTCGATGCGGCTCTACCCGCCGGTCCACGCCATCATCCGGGAGCCCACCGAGGACGTGGTGTTCGACGGCTACCGGGTTCCGGCCGGGTCGCCCATCTCGATGCCCCAGTGGACGGTCCACCGCGACCCCGCGCACTACGACGACCCGATGGCGTTCCGGCCCGACCGCTGGACCGACGAGTTCGAGGCCGAGCTACCGCGATACGCCTACTTCCCGTTCGGCGGTGGGCCTCGCCGGTGTATCGGCGACCGCTTCGCCATGATGGAGGCCCGGCTGGTGCTGGCGCGTATCCTGCAAGCGTATCACCTCGAACTCGTCTCCGACCCGTCGCTGGACCTCGCCGCCAGCATCACCACCAGACCGACTTCGCCCATCGAGATGCGGGTCCACGAACGATAA
- a CDS encoding DUF447 domain-containing protein, with protein sequence MTDQAGGVDWPVDLRGVTESVVATEGPNGRWNLAALGLHSGDPVTARTWGRTRTRINFDRRGEAVVQFTRDPVHFTEAALNVFELDEPVLDSADAWVRVDVELVTTGDDGTTDWAEWELHPIEAAVERESVVPINRAFGAVIEATVAASRLDVPTYDSTTLRQRLSYFEAVVDRCGGEREREAMDRIATLTDWKTQNESF encoded by the coding sequence GTGACTGACCAGGCGGGCGGCGTCGACTGGCCGGTCGACCTCCGCGGCGTCACCGAGTCCGTCGTCGCGACCGAGGGACCGAACGGCCGCTGGAACCTTGCGGCTCTCGGCCTGCATTCGGGTGACCCCGTCACTGCGAGGACGTGGGGCCGCACCCGGACTCGCATCAACTTCGACCGCCGGGGCGAGGCTGTCGTGCAGTTCACCCGCGACCCGGTCCACTTCACCGAGGCCGCGCTGAACGTCTTCGAGCTCGACGAGCCGGTGCTCGACAGCGCCGACGCCTGGGTCCGGGTCGACGTGGAACTCGTGACCACCGGGGACGACGGGACGACCGACTGGGCCGAGTGGGAACTCCATCCCATCGAGGCCGCGGTCGAGCGCGAATCCGTCGTCCCCATCAACCGGGCGTTCGGGGCCGTCATCGAGGCGACGGTCGCGGCCTCCCGGCTCGACGTGCCGACCTACGACAGCACGACGCTCCGCCAGCGACTCTCGTACTTCGAGGCCGTGGTCGACCGCTGCGGCGGCGAGCGCGAGCGCGAAGCGATGGACCGAATCGCGACACTCACGGACTGGAAGACACAGAACGAATCCTTTTAG
- a CDS encoding 30S ribosomal protein S17e, with product MAIKPDYVKKTGAILLERYPKAFTTDFETNKKSVSKLTNIESKGVRNRIAGYVTRKKGATEQQ from the coding sequence ATGGCAATCAAACCCGACTACGTCAAGAAGACGGGTGCAATCCTGCTCGAACGGTACCCGAAGGCGTTCACAACGGACTTCGAGACGAACAAGAAGAGCGTCTCCAAGCTCACGAACATCGAGTCCAAGGGCGTGCGAAACCGGATCGCCGGCTACGTCACGCGCAAGAAGGGCGCGACCGAACAGCAGTAA
- a CDS encoding D-2-hydroxyacid dehydrogenase, with the protein MSDAPDVLVLRKGAHGIPIEQYAEALRDRLPDHDITLARTPKQERESIEDAEIVTGMWLTDELLDRAENLQLFACAYAGTGHLPRNRLDELGVTLTNASGVHGPNIGEHVLGAILTFSRRFHEGFRRQDRKEWRSYETHELKGSTVTIVGLGALGQATAKRLQGFGVETVGVRYSPEKGGPTDEVIGFEEDAIHDALARTDYLVLACPLTDLTEGLVGTSELVTLPPNAVVVNVARGPVVDTDALLNALRSNWIRGASLDVTDPEPLPADHDLWNLGNVQITPHNAGHTPHYYERLADIVASNVRHVTETGEYEGLENQVQV; encoded by the coding sequence ATGAGCGACGCCCCAGACGTGCTGGTACTTCGAAAAGGCGCCCACGGCATCCCCATCGAGCAGTACGCCGAGGCGCTCCGCGACCGCCTGCCGGACCACGACATCACCCTCGCCCGCACCCCGAAACAGGAGCGCGAGAGCATCGAAGACGCCGAAATCGTGACGGGGATGTGGCTGACCGACGAGTTGCTCGACCGCGCCGAGAACCTCCAGCTGTTCGCCTGCGCCTACGCCGGGACCGGGCACCTCCCACGGAACCGCCTCGACGAGCTGGGCGTCACCCTCACCAACGCCTCGGGCGTCCACGGGCCGAACATCGGCGAGCACGTCCTCGGGGCCATCCTGACGTTCTCGCGGCGGTTCCACGAGGGCTTCCGCCGGCAGGACCGCAAGGAGTGGCGCAGCTACGAGACCCACGAACTGAAGGGTTCGACCGTCACCATCGTCGGGCTGGGCGCCCTCGGGCAGGCCACCGCCAAGCGACTACAGGGCTTCGGCGTCGAGACGGTCGGCGTGCGCTACTCGCCGGAGAAGGGCGGCCCGACCGACGAGGTCATCGGGTTCGAGGAGGACGCCATCCACGACGCGCTCGCCCGCACCGACTACCTCGTGCTGGCCTGCCCCCTCACCGACCTGACCGAGGGCCTCGTCGGCACCTCGGAACTCGTCACGCTCCCGCCGAACGCGGTCGTCGTCAACGTCGCGCGCGGGCCGGTCGTCGACACCGACGCGCTGCTCAACGCCCTGCGGAGCAACTGGATTCGCGGGGCGTCACTCGACGTGACCGACCCCGAACCGCTGCCGGCGGACCACGACCTCTGGAACCTCGGCAACGTCCAGATAACCCCGCACAACGCCGGACACACGCCGCACTACTACGAGCGACTGGCCGACATCGTGGCCTCGAACGTCCGCCACGTCACCGAGACGGGCGAGTACGAGGGGCTGGAGAACCAGGTGCAGGTGTAG
- a CDS encoding aldo/keto reductase — MNDRRLGSTDAQVTEIGLGCWQIGGAWGDVSEEDGKAAVRAALDEGITFLDTADVYGDGRSERLIREVLDEREEDPFVATKAGRRLDPHTADRYNHENLERFVDRSRENLGVDTLDLVQLHCPPTDAYYQPETFAAMDALKDAGKIDHYGVSVERVEEAMKAIEYPGVETVQIIFNPFRQRPAARFFEAAQQEDVGVIVRVPLASGLLTGKLDADAEFPENDHRNFNREGEAFDIGETFAGVPLAAGVEAAEQLRPAVPENATMAQFVLRWILSFDAVSTVIPGSTSPAHIADNVAAASLPAPSPEDRRLVEDVYDERVREYVHHRW, encoded by the coding sequence ATGAACGACCGACGACTCGGTTCGACGGACGCACAGGTCACAGAGATCGGCCTCGGCTGCTGGCAGATCGGCGGGGCCTGGGGCGACGTGTCCGAGGAAGACGGCAAGGCCGCGGTTCGCGCCGCGCTCGACGAGGGAATCACGTTCCTCGACACGGCCGACGTGTACGGCGACGGCCGAAGCGAGCGCCTCATCCGTGAGGTGCTCGACGAACGCGAGGAGGACCCCTTCGTGGCGACGAAGGCGGGCCGCCGACTCGACCCGCACACCGCGGACCGGTACAACCACGAGAACCTCGAACGCTTCGTGGACCGGAGCCGGGAAAACCTGGGCGTCGACACGCTCGACCTCGTCCAGTTGCACTGCCCGCCGACCGACGCGTACTACCAGCCCGAGACGTTCGCGGCCATGGACGCGCTGAAAGATGCGGGAAAAATCGACCACTACGGCGTCTCGGTCGAGCGCGTCGAGGAGGCGATGAAGGCCATCGAGTACCCCGGCGTCGAGACCGTCCAGATAATCTTCAACCCGTTCCGCCAGCGTCCTGCGGCGCGGTTCTTCGAGGCGGCCCAGCAGGAGGACGTCGGCGTCATCGTCCGGGTCCCGCTCGCCTCCGGGCTTCTCACCGGGAAGCTCGACGCCGACGCCGAGTTCCCGGAGAACGACCACCGGAACTTCAACCGCGAGGGAGAGGCGTTCGACATCGGCGAGACGTTCGCCGGCGTCCCGCTGGCCGCGGGGGTCGAGGCGGCCGAGCAACTGCGGCCGGCGGTGCCGGAGAACGCGACGATGGCGCAGTTCGTGCTCCGGTGGATCCTCTCGTTCGACGCGGTGTCGACCGTGATTCCGGGGTCGACCTCGCCGGCGCACATCGCCGACAACGTCGCGGCGGCCAGCCTGCCGGCCCCGTCACCCGAGGACCGGCGACTGGTCGAGGACGTGTACGACGAGCGAGTCCGCGAGTACGTCCACCACCGCTGGTGA
- a CDS encoding NAD(P)/FAD-dependent oxidoreductase: MTRPDAETDPFLSYLGTYRLPDRLDRSGTSAAVVGGAMAGLAAAHALRTLNYDVTLYERQSYDAKRVNCGEAMTNVSMLPMAKTRQNGFANHTPAFDVEVFTGDTDDRQLAGKGRFPSEHGYVTDRNLVERTWAEQLADRGVDVVENHGVTKAEFEQLQEEHDLVVDATGQPSMASKVEGKTGEYAGAMTALNADVEGDFSDLYPDSLIIFENYLGYSWAFPKSKTRANVGIGWAQDKKPGDYMEAFERACERNDWPVPTREQANVYTIPRGPSLDPRRTYLPEKRVVRVGDAAGIANRFTGKGISQAVESSYLMAKLAAENKLVDYPNHLYKRLRNEYRLAYIVRGALEDGRPDLLGGVMDAVSGIDVEEVDRNPKRAFLRLARRPKLLAGLLKNETMRTRLYRAYTDDWEYKHVPGAV, encoded by the coding sequence ATGACCCGACCCGACGCCGAGACGGACCCGTTCCTCTCGTACCTCGGCACCTATCGGCTCCCCGACCGACTCGACCGCTCGGGGACCTCTGCGGCGGTCGTCGGCGGGGCGATGGCCGGCCTCGCCGCCGCCCACGCCCTGCGGACACTGAACTACGACGTGACCCTCTACGAGCGCCAGTCCTACGACGCAAAGCGCGTGAACTGTGGCGAGGCGATGACGAACGTCTCGATGCTCCCGATGGCGAAGACCAGGCAGAACGGCTTCGCGAACCACACGCCCGCCTTCGACGTCGAAGTGTTTACAGGCGACACCGATGACCGCCAGTTGGCTGGCAAGGGTCGGTTCCCCTCCGAGCACGGCTACGTCACCGACCGCAACCTCGTCGAGCGCACCTGGGCCGAACAACTAGCCGACCGGGGGGTCGACGTGGTCGAGAACCACGGCGTCACGAAGGCCGAGTTCGAGCAACTGCAGGAGGAGCACGATCTCGTGGTCGACGCAACCGGCCAGCCCTCGATGGCCAGCAAGGTCGAGGGAAAGACCGGCGAGTACGCCGGCGCGATGACCGCCCTCAACGCTGACGTGGAAGGTGACTTCTCGGACCTCTACCCCGACTCGCTCATCATCTTCGAGAACTATCTGGGCTACTCGTGGGCGTTCCCGAAGTCGAAGACGAGAGCCAACGTCGGTATCGGCTGGGCGCAGGACAAGAAGCCCGGCGACTACATGGAGGCCTTCGAGCGCGCCTGCGAGCGCAACGACTGGCCGGTCCCCACCCGCGAGCAGGCCAACGTCTACACCATCCCGCGTGGCCCCTCGCTCGACCCACGGCGGACCTACCTCCCCGAGAAGCGCGTGGTTCGGGTCGGCGACGCCGCCGGTATCGCGAACCGCTTCACCGGCAAGGGCATCTCCCAGGCCGTCGAGTCCTCGTACCTGATGGCGAAACTCGCCGCCGAGAACAAGCTCGTCGACTACCCGAACCACCTCTACAAGCGACTCCGGAACGAGTACCGCCTCGCCTACATCGTCCGCGGTGCCCTCGAAGACGGTCGCCCGGACCTCCTTGGTGGCGTCATGGACGCCGTCTCCGGCATCGACGTGGAAGAGGTCGACCGCAACCCGAAGAGGGCGTTCCTGCGCCTCGCCCGCCGCCCGAAACTGCTCGCCGGACTGCTCAAGAACGAGACGATGCGGACCCGGCTCTACCGCGCCTACACCGACGACTGGGAGTACAAGCACGTCCCCGGCGCGGTCTGA
- a CDS encoding NAD(P)/FAD-dependent oxidoreductase — MKRVDVAIVGGGPAGTCAAMEAAYHGADALVLEKGVPRADREGLGPDSTDAAGMLDYWVDIMDFDPDEFPEGIVLQELDAVDFVGPTETTTLRSTGIDSSYDRFGYTFQRARMDDWLREQAEEEGAAYEVGVSVKSVDSDLDSEYRHTVHLADGEDVEARYLVLADGPQRTVTIPTLDQFMPEGKSVSDVMSPPTANHIAYQEHREVPEEVFEETHLKFWWGWMPGETAYPWIFPNDGNVARIGLTMPIGMTLDDVEDPDGYRLLEPEDESLPRAGEYIRRLLEIEYGDEYDIEEDFPLVEDRGKSGGTETYPISSTKPIESPTGAGIAVAGGAMGTTSAFHEGGYHVACRTGKIAGRLAAVDSLDRYNEVWRNTVGDELLRNVTFADIVAEYGPDDWDRTFEMTNKLISDGSDGSLIKSRLSGGLSGMKLLAKYKRTKRSLRKNGYFKLTEDDYTV; from the coding sequence ATGAAGCGCGTTGACGTGGCCATCGTCGGCGGCGGGCCGGCGGGCACATGTGCCGCCATGGAAGCGGCCTATCACGGTGCGGACGCCCTCGTCCTGGAGAAGGGCGTGCCGCGAGCCGACCGAGAGGGCCTCGGCCCAGACTCGACGGACGCGGCGGGGATGCTCGACTACTGGGTCGACATCATGGACTTCGACCCCGACGAGTTCCCCGAGGGCATCGTCCTGCAGGAACTCGACGCGGTCGACTTCGTCGGCCCGACCGAGACGACGACCCTCCGCAGCACCGGCATCGACTCCTCCTACGACCGGTTCGGGTACACCTTCCAGCGGGCCCGGATGGACGACTGGCTCCGCGAGCAGGCCGAGGAAGAGGGCGCGGCCTACGAGGTCGGTGTCTCGGTCAAGAGCGTCGACTCCGACCTCGATTCGGAGTACCGCCACACCGTCCACCTGGCCGACGGCGAGGACGTCGAGGCACGCTACCTCGTGCTGGCGGACGGCCCCCAGCGGACCGTCACCATCCCGACGCTCGACCAGTTCATGCCCGAGGGAAAGAGCGTCTCCGACGTGATGAGCCCGCCGACGGCGAACCACATCGCCTACCAGGAGCACCGCGAGGTGCCCGAGGAGGTGTTCGAGGAGACCCACCTCAAGTTCTGGTGGGGCTGGATGCCCGGCGAGACCGCCTACCCGTGGATCTTCCCGAACGACGGCAACGTCGCCCGCATCGGCCTGACGATGCCCATCGGGATGACCCTCGACGACGTCGAGGACCCCGACGGCTACCGTCTGCTCGAACCCGAGGACGAGTCGCTGCCCCGTGCCGGCGAGTACATCCGCCGCCTGCTGGAGATCGAGTACGGCGACGAGTACGACATCGAGGAGGACTTCCCCCTCGTCGAGGACCGCGGGAAGTCCGGTGGGACCGAGACGTACCCCATCTCCTCGACCAAGCCCATCGAGTCCCCGACCGGAGCCGGCATCGCGGTCGCCGGCGGGGCGATGGGCACCACCTCGGCGTTCCACGAGGGCGGCTACCACGTCGCCTGCCGAACCGGCAAGATCGCGGGCCGGCTCGCCGCCGTCGACTCGCTCGACCGGTACAACGAGGTCTGGCGCAACACCGTCGGTGACGAGCTCCTGCGTAACGTCACCTTCGCGGACATCGTCGCGGAGTACGGCCCCGACGACTGGGACCGTACCTTCGAGATGACGAACAAGCTCATCAGCGACGGGAGCGACGGCTCGCTCATCAAGAGCCGCCTCTCGGGTGGTCTCTCGGGCATGAAGCTGCTCGCGAAGTACAAGCGCACGAAGCGCTCGCTCCGCAAGAACGGCTACTTCAAGCTCACCGAAGACGACTACACCGTCTGA